A window from uncultured Desulfobacter sp. encodes these proteins:
- the trpC gene encoding indole-3-glycerol phosphate synthase TrpC, with protein MKGFLNAVVEVKNQEIDQAKRKIPLTAVRHDAEHTPVPASFADAMAASTSESVGIISEVKKASPSKGDIRTDIDVAAYARAYTKGGARAISVLTESKYFKGTLSDLELVCQNTDLPVLRKDFIFSEYQIYEAKKAGASAVLLITTMLDHAQQAELTALTRELGMEPLVEINSEFEFEQAYKAQARVVGINNRNLTTLEVDTTVAKRVAKIFPDEIIPVEASGISGRAGIEAGIENRIFNFLVGESIVRAEDPAQFIKILIGIKDEDA; from the coding sequence ATGAAAGGATTTCTCAACGCTGTTGTTGAAGTTAAAAATCAGGAAATAGACCAAGCCAAACGCAAAATCCCCTTAACTGCCGTTCGCCATGATGCCGAACACACGCCAGTCCCGGCTTCTTTTGCAGATGCCATGGCTGCGTCAACCAGTGAATCGGTGGGGATCATTTCCGAGGTAAAAAAAGCATCGCCTTCCAAAGGGGATATCAGAACAGATATTGACGTGGCCGCATATGCCAGGGCTTACACCAAAGGCGGGGCAAGGGCCATATCGGTTTTGACGGAATCCAAGTACTTTAAAGGCACGTTATCCGACCTTGAACTGGTGTGTCAAAATACGGACCTGCCCGTGCTTCGCAAAGATTTCATCTTCAGCGAATACCAGATTTACGAAGCCAAAAAGGCAGGGGCATCTGCTGTGCTTTTAATCACCACCATGCTTGATCACGCCCAGCAGGCTGAGCTGACCGCGCTAACCCGGGAGCTTGGCATGGAACCTTTGGTGGAGATCAATTCAGAGTTTGAATTTGAACAAGCATATAAAGCCCAGGCCCGTGTGGTGGGCATCAACAACAGAAATCTCACCACCCTGGAAGTGGACACCACTGTGGCAAAACGGGTGGCAAAAATTTTCCCCGATGAAATTATCCCCGTGGAGGCCTCGGGCATTTCCGGCCGAGCGGGTATTGAGGCCGGCATTGAAAACCGTATCTTCAATTTCCTTGTGGGCGAGAGCATTGTCCGCGCAGAGGACCCGGCCCAGTTTATTAAAATCCTGATCGGCATCAAAGACGAGGACGCCTGA
- the trpE gene encoding anthranilate synthase component I, whose protein sequence is MILDRLPDKDQFIELAQSANVIPVATRVLADSDTPVSILQKCYEKEKPCFLLESVEGGERWGRYSFLGVSAFGHIKIYKTHVLVETRHDTKKINHDNDPLNVMRDIIKKFTPADIPDLPRFWSGITGYFAYEIVSFFENIDVSLPEGTPYGHFIIPEQMIIFDNIKQTLTCLNICYLSETDDPATVYDEARNNVDSLVKDLGKPLAPKAATHVANTQLVPETPAEEYMAGVKTIKEHIVEGDIFQAVYSQPFSCKTDVDPVLIYRAQRYINPSPYMFFMNFTDRVIAGSSPETMVRLENRVATLRPIAGTRPRGKSEQKDRALADDLLNDEKEKAEHVMLIDLGRNDLGRVAQAGTVQVTDTMVIERYSHVMHLVSNITCDLKEECDAFDLFKATFPAGTLSGAPKIRAMEIIGKLENRQRGIYGGAAGYISFTGNMDFAITIRTAVMENDKLTVQAGAGIVYDSDPETELNECINKAKSVEMALKLALSQSTKG, encoded by the coding sequence ATGATACTAGACAGACTGCCGGATAAAGACCAATTTATCGAACTTGCCCAATCCGCCAATGTTATCCCTGTGGCCACCCGGGTACTTGCAGACAGTGATACACCCGTATCCATTCTGCAAAAATGCTATGAAAAGGAAAAGCCGTGCTTTCTTTTAGAAAGTGTTGAAGGCGGCGAGCGCTGGGGCCGTTACAGCTTTCTTGGGGTGTCCGCTTTCGGGCACATCAAAATTTATAAAACCCATGTGCTTGTGGAAACCCGCCACGACACCAAAAAAATTAACCATGACAATGACCCTTTAAATGTCATGCGCGATATTATCAAAAAATTCACCCCGGCAGATATCCCGGATTTACCCAGGTTCTGGAGCGGTATCACCGGATATTTTGCCTATGAGATCGTCTCTTTTTTCGAAAATATTGACGTCTCTCTGCCCGAAGGCACCCCCTACGGCCATTTTATCATCCCCGAGCAGATGATCATCTTTGACAATATCAAACAGACCCTCACCTGCCTGAATATCTGTTACCTGTCCGAGACCGATGATCCGGCAACGGTTTATGATGAAGCAAGAAATAATGTTGACTCGCTTGTCAAAGATTTAGGCAAACCCCTTGCTCCCAAAGCCGCCACCCATGTTGCCAACACGCAGCTTGTGCCTGAAACACCGGCCGAAGAGTACATGGCCGGGGTTAAAACCATCAAGGAGCATATTGTGGAAGGCGATATTTTCCAGGCGGTATATTCCCAGCCCTTTTCCTGCAAAACAGATGTTGACCCTGTGCTGATTTACCGGGCCCAGCGCTACATTAATCCGTCGCCTTACATGTTTTTCATGAATTTCACAGACCGGGTCATTGCAGGGTCGTCTCCTGAAACCATGGTACGCCTTGAAAACCGGGTGGCCACCCTGCGGCCCATTGCCGGCACAAGGCCCCGTGGCAAAAGTGAGCAGAAGGACCGGGCCCTGGCCGATGATCTGCTCAATGATGAAAAGGAAAAAGCAGAACACGTCATGCTCATTGACCTGGGCCGAAATGACCTTGGGCGAGTGGCCCAGGCCGGTACGGTCCAGGTGACCGACACCATGGTCATTGAACGCTATTCCCATGTCATGCACCTGGTCTCCAACATCACCTGTGATTTAAAAGAGGAGTGCGACGCCTTTGATCTGTTCAAGGCCACCTTTCCGGCCGGCACCTTGTCCGGTGCGCCCAAAATCCGGGCCATGGAGATCATCGGCAAGCTTGAAAACCGTCAACGGGGTATCTATGGCGGGGCGGCAGGCTACATCTCCTTTACCGGCAACATGGACTTTGCCATCACCATCCGCACGGCTGTGATGGAAAATGATAAATTGACCGTCCAGGCAGGAGCCGGTATTGTCTACGATTCTGACCCTGAAACCGAATTGAACGAATGTATCAACAAGGCCAAAAGCGTTGAGATGGCATTAAAACTTGCGCTTTCACAAAGCACAAAAGGATAG
- the trpD gene encoding anthranilate phosphoribosyltransferase, translating into MDFTDYLNTIVSGKDLSQDQMAEMLDFIFSGRTTEAQVGAFMAALATKGETFEELAGAARAMRTKAVRVQTLAKKVIDTCGTGGDASGSFNISTTTAFVIAGAGVTVAKHGNRSITSKCGSADVLEQLGVNLSVDPEIVEEAINEIGIGFMFAPLYHGSMKYAMKARTECKIRSIFNMLGPLTNPAAASCQILGVYAPELTEMFGKALDLLGVEKAFVVHGHDGMDEMTTTDLTRVTELNDGMIKTYDVDPLNYFGEYADPKDLLGGDAKHNAAITRAILSGGKGPKQNIVLLNAGAGLVAADAAPTIEKGIEMALRSIETGAAMEKLELLADYTRENA; encoded by the coding sequence ATGGATTTTACAGATTATCTGAATACCATAGTCAGCGGAAAAGATCTCAGCCAGGACCAGATGGCCGAAATGCTGGACTTCATTTTCTCAGGCCGGACCACCGAAGCCCAGGTTGGGGCATTCATGGCCGCCCTGGCAACAAAGGGGGAGACCTTTGAGGAACTTGCAGGAGCTGCCCGGGCCATGCGAACCAAGGCAGTTCGTGTCCAGACCCTGGCCAAGAAAGTCATTGATACCTGCGGTACCGGCGGTGACGCTTCAGGATCTTTTAATATTTCCACCACAACGGCATTTGTTATTGCAGGTGCAGGCGTCACCGTGGCAAAACACGGCAACCGATCTATTACCAGTAAATGCGGGTCTGCGGATGTTCTTGAACAACTTGGGGTCAATTTAAGTGTAGATCCTGAAATTGTGGAAGAGGCCATCAATGAAATCGGCATTGGTTTTATGTTTGCCCCCCTGTATCACGGATCCATGAAGTACGCCATGAAAGCCCGTACCGAATGCAAGATCAGAAGCATTTTCAACATGCTGGGTCCCTTGACCAACCCGGCCGCCGCCTCATGCCAGATTCTTGGGGTATATGCACCGGAATTAACCGAAATGTTCGGCAAAGCCTTGGATCTGCTGGGAGTGGAAAAAGCATTCGTGGTCCACGGCCATGATGGCATGGATGAGATGACCACCACGGACCTGACCCGGGTGACGGAACTCAATGACGGCATGATCAAAACCTATGATGTGGATCCTTTAAACTATTTTGGCGAATATGCTGATCCCAAGGACCTTCTGGGCGGAGACGCAAAGCATAATGCCGCCATCACCCGGGCCATTTTGTCCGGCGGCAAGGGCCCCAAACAAAATATTGTCCTTCTCAATGCAGGCGCAGGCCTTGTGGCAGCAGATGCCGCCCCCACCATTGAAAAAGGGATTGAGATGGCGCTAAGATCCATTGAGACCGGGGCCGCCATGGAAAAACTTGAGCTGTTGGCGGACTATACCAGAGAAAACGCTTAA
- a CDS encoding CinA family nicotinamide mononucleotide deamidase-related protein, whose protein sequence is MIKGHVFSTGNEVLLGDIADTNSTFLCRQLKRSGVTVIKASTVPDDMDALVQEIKSIASTADVCVMTGGLGPTSDDLTTQAFAKAAGVELAMDDDAMRSMKKFFDKRGYDLTPANEKQAVLPQGAKFMENLHGTAPGFSIIIGNCRFFCMPGVPREMERMFDLNVRPRLKQITGHAGEIQVIRLTVFGMHEAKVGDALEGFSEHFPEIHLGFRIIFPMIEVKLSLSKESVSQAQGDAEDDTRMNQAKQWVTARIGSNLVSDQGLTLAEEVGRLLSARGQTLSVAESCTGGLVANLVTDVPGASDYFLFSATTYANSAKEAILKVSRKTLENNGAVDETTALEMATGVKTAGGSDWAVSTTGIAGPTGGSEEKPVGTVCIGVAGPSRAHSQRFMLDSGDRGRNKQLFAAMALEMLRRELLK, encoded by the coding sequence ATGATCAAAGGCCATGTCTTTTCCACAGGCAATGAGGTATTGCTTGGTGATATTGCAGACACCAACAGCACTTTTTTATGTCGGCAGCTTAAACGTTCAGGTGTGACCGTAATCAAAGCAAGCACTGTGCCTGATGATATGGATGCCCTTGTCCAGGAGATTAAAAGCATTGCATCCACGGCAGATGTCTGCGTCATGACCGGCGGTCTTGGCCCCACCTCCGATGATTTAACGACCCAGGCGTTTGCCAAAGCCGCAGGCGTTGAACTTGCCATGGATGATGACGCCATGCGCTCCATGAAAAAATTTTTTGATAAACGCGGGTATGATCTGACCCCTGCCAATGAGAAACAGGCTGTACTGCCCCAAGGCGCAAAGTTTATGGAGAATCTTCACGGTACCGCGCCAGGGTTTTCCATAATTATCGGCAATTGCCGTTTTTTTTGCATGCCTGGTGTTCCAAGGGAAATGGAGCGGATGTTTGATCTGAACGTCAGACCCCGGTTGAAACAAATAACCGGGCATGCCGGTGAAATACAGGTGATACGTCTGACGGTGTTCGGCATGCACGAAGCAAAGGTCGGGGATGCACTTGAAGGGTTCAGCGAACATTTTCCTGAAATTCATTTAGGGTTTAGAATCATATTCCCGATGATTGAGGTCAAATTATCCTTGTCCAAAGAGTCGGTTTCCCAAGCCCAAGGGGATGCGGAGGATGACACCCGGATGAATCAGGCAAAGCAGTGGGTGACGGCAAGGATTGGATCAAATCTTGTTTCAGACCAGGGACTGACCCTGGCCGAGGAAGTCGGGCGGCTTCTATCAGCGCGGGGCCAGACGCTTAGTGTGGCAGAATCCTGTACCGGCGGGCTTGTGGCGAACCTGGTAACCGATGTGCCGGGAGCTTCCGACTATTTTTTATTTTCAGCCACCACCTATGCCAATTCAGCAAAAGAAGCGATTCTTAAGGTCTCCCGTAAAACCTTGGAAAATAATGGGGCGGTGGATGAGACCACTGCCCTTGAGATGGCAACCGGCGTCAAAACAGCCGGCGGATCCGACTGGGCTGTCTCCACCACAGGTATTGCAGGCCCGACCGGCGGCAGCGAAGAGAAACCTGTGGGAACCGTATGCATTGGGGTGGCAGGACCGTCCCGGGCGCATTCCCAAAGGTTTATGCTGGACAGCGGCGACCGTGGGCGTAACAAACAATTGTTTGCCGCCATGGCCCTTGAGATGCTGCGCCGGGAGCTTTTGAAGTAA
- a CDS encoding radical SAM protein, which produces MLLIFPPVAKPCEPPAGIALLSSALKENGIDYKCVDANVDGLLWLINSVGQDKATDSWTRRALKNRDAILKDLCNPDLYTNFDRYHQRVYDLNRLVAVSVDQSRFRISLSDYSDNQLSSVDSKALLDSAAVYRENPFFPYFEQRLRPVIESWDHPWIGISLCYLNQALVSFALAGWIKANFPDKKLVMGGGLISSWMSRPDFNDPFSSLIDHLVKGEGEIPLLALLGKPGIEKKHYVPDYGFADNHHYIAPAKILPFRGSIGCYWSKCNFCPEKAETRPYSTQRADRVLGDLNAMAENHNPEVVHFIDNSVTPAFLRALSRQQCAFKWYGFVRFEKDFADPEFCKALKQSGCEMLKLGLESGDQKVLDDMGKGTDLELVSATLANLKAAGILTFVYLLFGTHYEDEAAAHRTLAYIKKHKSDIDYLNLSVFNLPKFSDDAQGLVTHEFYHGDLSLYLNFEHPWDWTRRKVKSFIDKEFKKQLGVGSRFRKNPAFFSSNHAMFFNNLD; this is translated from the coding sequence ATGCTTTTAATTTTTCCGCCTGTGGCAAAACCGTGTGAACCGCCCGCAGGCATTGCGCTTTTGTCATCGGCTTTAAAAGAGAACGGTATCGACTATAAATGTGTTGATGCTAATGTGGACGGTCTGTTATGGCTGATCAATTCCGTGGGACAGGACAAAGCAACGGACTCCTGGACCCGGCGGGCCCTGAAAAACAGGGATGCCATTTTAAAGGATCTATGCAATCCGGATCTGTACACCAATTTTGACCGCTACCACCAGCGGGTCTATGACCTTAACCGGTTGGTGGCCGTCTCTGTAGATCAGTCACGGTTCAGAATCAGCTTATCTGATTATTCGGACAATCAGCTCTCTTCGGTGGACTCAAAGGCCCTGCTCGACAGTGCAGCCGTGTACCGGGAAAATCCCTTTTTTCCTTATTTTGAACAAAGACTTCGTCCTGTAATAGAATCCTGGGACCATCCCTGGATCGGCATCTCCCTGTGTTATCTCAACCAGGCCCTGGTCAGTTTTGCCCTGGCCGGCTGGATCAAAGCTAATTTTCCGGACAAAAAACTGGTCATGGGCGGGGGATTGATCTCTTCCTGGATGAGCCGTCCTGATTTTAATGATCCCTTTTCAAGTCTCATTGACCATCTGGTTAAAGGGGAGGGGGAAATTCCTTTACTGGCCCTGCTGGGGAAACCGGGTATCGAAAAAAAACACTATGTGCCGGATTATGGATTCGCCGACAACCATCATTACATTGCCCCGGCCAAAATTCTGCCGTTCAGGGGATCCATCGGCTGTTACTGGAGCAAATGCAATTTTTGTCCTGAAAAGGCGGAAACCCGGCCTTACTCAACCCAGCGGGCGGATCGGGTGCTTGGCGATCTTAACGCCATGGCCGAAAATCACAATCCTGAGGTGGTTCATTTTATAGATAATTCGGTGACGCCTGCATTTTTGCGTGCGCTTTCCAGGCAGCAGTGTGCGTTTAAATGGTACGGATTTGTGCGGTTTGAAAAGGATTTTGCTGATCCTGAATTTTGCAAAGCGCTTAAACAAAGCGGATGTGAGATGCTGAAACTTGGCCTTGAATCCGGGGACCAGAAGGTGTTGGATGATATGGGCAAGGGAACGGATCTTGAACTTGTGTCTGCCACCCTTGCCAATCTGAAGGCTGCAGGTATTTTGACCTTTGTCTATTTGCTTTTCGGCACCCATTATGAAGATGAGGCTGCAGCCCATCGCACACTGGCGTATATCAAGAAGCATAAATCAGATATTGACTATCTGAATCTGTCCGTGTTTAATTTGCCTAAGTTCAGTGACGATGCCCAAGGGCTTGTGACCCATGAATTTTACCATGGAGACCTCTCCTTATATTTGAATTTTGAACACCCCTGGGACTGGACCCGCCGCAAAGTGAAATCGTTTATTGATAAAGAGTTTAAAAAACAGCTGGGCGTGGGGTCAAGGTTCCGGAAAAATCCGGCCTTTTTTTCATCCAACCATGCCATGTTTTTCAATAACTTAGATTAA
- a CDS encoding MauE/DoxX family redox-associated membrane protein: MSNLLSFNRCGERTSMVLGRQAGIIEWALRLFLGCTFIFASWHKIVSPDQFATILYGYDVFPHHMINVLAIVMPFVELVCGISLITGLLKRSGLLLINVMLVCFIFLIAFNLIRGHEFDCGCFSLGETKGTWSSVWLLVRDVVMLGAGGYLFRLFNQRDKI, translated from the coding sequence ATGAGCAATTTATTGTCTTTTAATCGGTGTGGTGAGCGGACGTCCATGGTTTTGGGGCGTCAGGCAGGCATCATTGAATGGGCCTTGCGGCTGTTTCTGGGGTGCACTTTCATTTTTGCATCCTGGCATAAAATCGTGTCGCCGGATCAGTTTGCCACAATTTTATACGGCTATGATGTTTTTCCCCACCATATGATCAACGTATTAGCCATTGTCATGCCTTTTGTGGAGCTTGTCTGCGGCATCAGTCTTATCACCGGCCTGTTGAAACGCTCGGGTCTTTTGTTAATCAACGTCATGTTGGTTTGTTTTATTTTTTTGATCGCTTTCAACCTGATACGTGGCCATGAATTCGACTGCGGATGTTTTTCCTTGGGAGAGACCAAGGGAACCTGGTCCTCGGTCTGGCTGCTTGTCAGGGATGTTGTGATGCTTGGGGCGGGGGGGTATCTTTTCAGGCTATTTAACCAAAGAGACAAGATCTAA
- a CDS encoding rhodanese-like domain-containing protein, which translates to MILKQDILGCFLLLGICMILSFGINAISPNGIALQGQWDRGEGVLMAGANKAHAVNVMQISNPLQVKRLVESGKIIVLDVRWPDIYELGHIPGALNFPLEYFEEEKKKLLSTITPEDDILVYCAGVTCHDSHTFATHLVKMGFAHVTVYAGGFAEWEEMGFDVASQGTNP; encoded by the coding sequence ATGATCCTCAAGCAAGACATTCTCGGCTGTTTTCTTTTGTTGGGTATCTGCATGATATTAAGCTTTGGCATTAACGCGATTTCCCCCAACGGCATTGCCCTTCAAGGTCAATGGGATCGGGGGGAGGGCGTGCTCATGGCAGGAGCGAACAAGGCCCATGCTGTTAACGTTATGCAGATCAGCAATCCCCTTCAAGTGAAACGACTGGTGGAATCCGGAAAAATCATTGTTCTTGATGTCCGCTGGCCCGATATTTATGAATTGGGACATATTCCGGGGGCATTGAACTTTCCCTTGGAATATTTTGAAGAAGAGAAAAAAAAGTTGTTGTCAACGATAACCCCTGAAGATGATATCCTTGTCTACTGTGCCGGTGTGACCTGCCATGATTCCCATACATTTGCAACCCATCTGGTTAAAATGGGCTTTGCCCATGTGACGGTTTACGCCGGCGGATTTGCCGAGTGGGAGGAGATGGGATTTGATGTGGCTTCCCAGGGAACTAACCCATGA
- a CDS encoding aminodeoxychorismate/anthranilate synthase component II, protein MKTAIIDNYDSFTFNLVHYVLNTGAQVEVFRNDKISVAELEGLGFDAVILSPGPGRPEDAGICLELVQKLSGKLPILGVCLGHQTIAQSFGGTIIHAKTIMHGKTSMVEADGKHIYTGINKPFNVMRYHSLAVQESDLPDCLEVTARTLDGEIMGIRHKEHPTQGVQFHPESFMTTVGKRLIRNFIKGA, encoded by the coding sequence ATGAAAACAGCAATAATAGACAACTACGATTCCTTTACCTTTAACCTGGTGCATTATGTGCTGAACACCGGGGCGCAGGTGGAGGTTTTCAGAAATGATAAGATCAGCGTGGCCGAACTTGAGGGTTTAGGGTTTGATGCAGTTATCCTGTCACCCGGACCCGGCAGACCTGAGGACGCGGGCATCTGTCTTGAACTTGTACAAAAACTGTCTGGCAAATTGCCCATTCTGGGCGTATGTTTAGGGCACCAGACCATTGCCCAGAGTTTTGGCGGAACGATCATCCATGCAAAAACCATCATGCACGGTAAAACATCCATGGTGGAAGCAGACGGCAAACACATTTATACAGGCATCAACAAACCCTTTAATGTGATGCGTTACCACTCCCTGGCGGTTCAGGAATCGGACCTGCCCGACTGCCTGGAAGTGACGGCCAGGACCCTGGACGGAGAAATCATGGGGATAAGACACAAAGAGCACCCCACCCAGGGCGTTCAGTTCCATCCGGAATCTTTCATGACCACCGTGGGCAAACGGCTGATCAGAAACTTTATTAAAGGAGCGTGA
- a CDS encoding formylglycine-generating enzyme family protein — MKFILIPAGAFTMGSPDSEKGRQNDEKQHRVVITKSFYMSETEVTQGQWDRLVAPNPSSFKLGRYYPVDTVSWDDAIQFIQFLNKREGTDKYRLPTEAEWEYACRAGSQTAFSSGDITTFSCKEQEPALVNHAWYCFNSGGFSPIGDFKPHPVKLLKPNNWGLYDMHGNVQEWVQDACEWRTIWSAGTGTLTRTYVDGIKDPLETKGVHRVVRGGGWFQNSKYQRSAYRTNYKPVARRNSLGFRLVREQ, encoded by the coding sequence ATGAAATTTATTTTGATTCCGGCAGGCGCTTTTACCATGGGAAGTCCTGACTCCGAAAAAGGCCGGCAAAACGACGAAAAACAACACCGGGTGGTCATCACCAAAAGCTTTTACATGTCCGAGACAGAAGTCACCCAGGGCCAATGGGACCGTCTTGTAGCGCCGAACCCCTCATCCTTTAAACTGGGCAGATACTACCCCGTGGATACCGTATCCTGGGACGATGCCATTCAATTTATACAATTTTTAAACAAAAGAGAAGGCACCGACAAATACCGTTTGCCAACGGAAGCTGAATGGGAATATGCCTGCCGGGCCGGCAGTCAAACTGCATTTAGCTCCGGGGACATAACCACCTTTTCCTGCAAGGAACAGGAACCTGCGCTGGTTAATCATGCCTGGTACTGCTTTAATTCCGGGGGCTTTTCGCCGATCGGGGATTTTAAACCCCATCCGGTCAAGCTGCTGAAGCCCAATAACTGGGGGCTTTACGACATGCACGGCAATGTTCAGGAATGGGTCCAGGATGCCTGCGAATGGCGCACCATCTGGAGCGCCGGAACCGGAACCCTCACACGGACCTATGTAGACGGCATTAAGGATCCTCTGGAAACAAAAGGGGTGCATCGGGTGGTCAGGGGCGGCGGATGGTTCCAGAACAGCAAATACCAGCGAAGCGCCTACCGAACCAATTACAAACCTGTGGCCCGCCGCAACAGCCTTGGATTCCGACTCGTCCGGGAGCAGTAA
- a CDS encoding LysM peptidoglycan-binding domain-containing protein, whose amino-acid sequence MKTNPPAEPPIYNSGKETSPQKNVPGESAMAQGSSLLKKNEFTMILVAALVVTALVFFFFFTGSSTHESNKSGPIATKGQAPVAPGFEDRISALEISLAKIASASGQNETQSASRAVSDLDERVTRVESAVNLKLDTLIERVNNLEGRLSKLAVAAPTPAPKPVVKPKPEIKKVDVQATPPVPEKKVQVVKKKAQTAKPNKTSQFHTVQKGETLWSISQKYKTNVAAIRRLNNLTPEDKIYVGTNLLVK is encoded by the coding sequence ATGAAAACAAATCCCCCTGCTGAACCCCCAATTTATAATTCCGGTAAAGAAACGAGTCCGCAAAAAAATGTTCCCGGGGAATCTGCCATGGCCCAGGGCTCATCGCTGCTGAAAAAAAATGAATTTACCATGATTCTCGTCGCAGCCCTCGTGGTCACGGCTCTGGTTTTTTTCTTTTTTTTCACGGGATCATCTACACACGAGAGCAATAAATCAGGCCCCATTGCGACCAAAGGGCAAGCGCCTGTGGCGCCTGGTTTTGAAGATCGTATCTCTGCCCTTGAGATCTCTTTGGCAAAGATTGCCTCGGCGTCAGGACAGAATGAAACCCAATCTGCATCACGGGCCGTATCCGATCTTGATGAACGCGTGACACGTGTTGAATCGGCTGTTAACTTAAAGCTTGATACCTTAATTGAGCGTGTCAACAATCTTGAAGGCCGACTAAGCAAATTGGCTGTTGCCGCCCCAACGCCTGCCCCTAAACCTGTGGTTAAACCAAAGCCTGAAATAAAGAAGGTTGACGTGCAGGCAACGCCCCCTGTGCCTGAGAAAAAAGTCCAGGTCGTAAAGAAAAAAGCTCAAACAGCAAAACCCAATAAGACCAGCCAGTTTCATACAGTCCAAAAGGGTGAAACCCTGTGGTCGATTTCCCAGAAGTATAAGACCAATGTGGCCGCAATCCGCAGGCTCAATAATTTGACGCCCGAAGATAAAATTTATGTAGGTACTAATTTATTGGTTAAATAA
- a CDS encoding phosphoribosylanthranilate isomerase produces MTQFPAPKWQIPETQQNVLVKICGLTRVDNALDCVNAGVDIIGLVFFEKSPRNVSMDTAREIARALPKEVPACGVFVDETFDVIMQTVSACDLKIVQLHGAETPDLAERLSARNLVVTKAFFGARPPGLGDTAQYKAADFCLAEYGKGILPGGNAEAWDYDQALEMAKKVRLMLAGGLTCENVADAVARIHPHAVDVSSGVEKTKGIKDISKVKRFIKAAKSIHLQP; encoded by the coding sequence ATGACTCAGTTTCCTGCCCCTAAATGGCAAATCCCAGAAACACAACAGAATGTGCTGGTAAAAATATGCGGCCTGACCCGTGTGGACAACGCCCTGGACTGTGTAAATGCAGGGGTTGACATCATCGGACTTGTTTTTTTTGAAAAAAGTCCCCGAAATGTAAGTATGGACACAGCCCGGGAAATTGCCCGGGCCCTTCCCAAAGAAGTGCCTGCCTGCGGGGTGTTTGTGGATGAAACCTTTGATGTAATCATGCAGACTGTTTCTGCCTGTGACCTTAAAATCGTGCAGTTGCACGGTGCAGAAACACCTGACCTTGCAGAACGCTTATCCGCCCGGAACCTGGTGGTGACCAAAGCATTTTTTGGTGCAAGGCCCCCGGGGCTCGGTGATACAGCCCAATACAAAGCTGCCGATTTTTGTCTGGCCGAATACGGCAAAGGCATCCTTCCCGGGGGCAATGCCGAAGCCTGGGATTACGACCAGGCCCTTGAAATGGCAAAAAAAGTGCGTTTGATGCTGGCAGGTGGCCTAACCTGTGAAAATGTTGCGGATGCGGTTGCAAGGATACACCCCCATGCCGTGGATGTATCGTCCGGCGTGGAAAAAACAAAGGGTATCAAGGACATTTCAAAAGTTAAACGCTTTATCAAGGCTGCAAAATCTATTCATTTGCAGCCTTGA